One genomic region from Magallana gigas chromosome 3, xbMagGiga1.1, whole genome shotgun sequence encodes:
- the LOC136274179 gene encoding uncharacterized protein, whose product MKWKFIGTQRFSGIGRVYLSCLNQDRQQELIQESEDIELSNVNRTRACGQEEDDSPYSEIRYSQFIGGANTVGACMNTSPCTMHHCNSEKHYDKSEKEYTYQKSMIKNEYDHVNLKVKSSDIGSDRNLSLPHSNDEEYVSLMNKPSLGKEVQTKDGLKCHNLTLSKNKMTDINKMGNIKNKPQCQLTRYSFQRLEFKKVDEDISENIKHHSVAADRQFDPQSDDRPYSLAEGLSENDLSETGLPENDLSETERRNSETEAQPNLSKLNISENLNLLNNDLSEALEDSVNSINTDIPGKREDTSRVGNNGQSSTRPYSFAIIP is encoded by the coding sequence atcGTCAACAAGAACTGATCCAGGAGTCAGAAGACATTGAACTCTCTAATGTTAACAGAACACGGGCATGTGGACAGGAAGAAGACGACAGTCCGTACTCTGAGATCAGATATTCCCAGTTTATTGGGGGAGCCAACACAGTCGGAGCATGTATGAACACATCGCCATGTACCATGCATCATTGTAACTCCGAAAAACATTATGacaagtcagaaaaagagtacACTTACCAAAAGTCtatgattaaaaatgaatacgATCACGTCAACTTGAAAGTGAAATCTTCAGACATTGGGTCTGATAGGAATCTCAGTCTACCACACTCCAATGATGAGGAATACGTTTCCCTCATGAACAAGCCATCACTTGGAAAAGAAGTCCAAACGAAGGATGGTTTAAAATGTCACAATTTGACTCTTTCCAAAAACAAGATGACAGATATCAACAAAATGggtaatataaaaaacaaacccCAGTGTCAATTAACAAGATACAGCTTTCAAcgattagaatttaaaaaagttgaCGAAGACATTTCAGAAAACATCAAACACCATTCTGTAGCCGCTGACAGACAGTTTGACCCACAGAGTGACGACAGACCATATAGTTTGGCTGAGGGTTTGTCAGAAAACGATTTAAGTGAAACGGGTTTGCCAGAAAACGATTTAAGTGAAACTGAACGCAGAAACAGTGAAACAGAAGCACAGCCAAATCTATCAAAACttaatatttctgaaaatttaaacttgttaaaTAACGATTTAAGTGAAGCATTAGAGGATTCTGTTAACTCAATAAACACCGATATCCCTGGGAAAAGAGAAGACACAAGTAGAGTGGGAAACAATGGTCAGTCAAGCACAAGACCTTACAGTTTTGCAATAATACCATAG